From Maniola jurtina chromosome 7, ilManJurt1.1, whole genome shotgun sequence:
AAGAGTTAATTTTAGCAGTCCTTCACCTTTAATACGATATTTGACGATGGCTGCctagtacatattataaaaattatttcaacgGCTTATAATCGACTCTTACACAAAATGGTACAATTACTTTTTATCATGGACAATATCTGAAGGGGTTAAAAAAACTCATAAAAACGTCTAAACTCTTTCAACCTGTCACAAAGGTGTAAGTAAAAATACGCGAAAAATCGGGATATCAAATTCGTTGTTTTGAAACATGACGCGCACACCTCGCGGGTCCCTCTCGGTAGGTGTTATAAAATCAGTTTATTATATTCAAGTTCAATTTCTATAGGCTCTATACGCAAGTGCCCACAAACATTTTTTGCTCCGATGGAATTTTTTGTTATAAAGCCACATTTTTATACGTAGCTTTTGTCCACGACTGTGCCTATACTATCGACTGTGTTTCATTTAGCCTCAGGTTTTCGTAAATACCTCCTGGGTATTATTGATGTTATTATTTTGTCGAAACTTGTATTATCTGCTACTTATTCCTACACAGTTAAAATGTATATGTGATTTTTATTATCTAAGTAAGAAGTTTCTTTGTGTGTCTAATGAAATTCCtatcaatgtacctacctaatatttatctttatggAAAATATCcacaatttacaaaaaaaataatgtactgtactgaattgagaacctcttcagTTTCAATTGGGTTAAAATTGCTTATACTTATCGTACTTACTTATCGTAAAATGTTTCTAAgtagaaaagtagcctatttctaCTAGAAGCAAAGCCCCAAAACAACCACTCTAAAactcttgtaggtacttattctgtTTATGTCTTGTAAGAAATAGTTATAAgttcttataaaataaaaatcccataggaataCGTGCTACCAGAGTAACATTACGATAAAGTATAGTAATCAATAATTGGTTCCTAGTGGCACGCGGTGGCAAAGCACGTCGCTTTCATTTGTTAAACGCCACGCGGtcccattttattatttattgacttACGCTACTTGCCTCACTTCTATTCACTGAAGAAATTGCTGCTAATCTTGTATTACAAGCAGAAAGCAAAGTAGGTTCGAATAAGTGGATAATAAATATTGAACAATGAGTTAATGAAAAATGTTGCTTTTTGAAAAGAGTACCTAAGTAATACAGCACAATTATTATAGTGTCATAGGAATTACCTACTCAGATACTTGGTTCTCCTATTACTGAtctcatttttgatttgattgtttagttactctgagctttcttatgattaGCAACTTATTATttcgtataataataaaatcaacgtCCATGTCTGGGATCTATAATAGTATATCATCACTGGCAACATGCACTGTTCGAGGACTGGTCTTCAAGGACTAAGCAATTATAGACTGGATTCGGCAGCTAATCTCTGTCTTGAAATTAGACAGACCTAGCTGGTTATATCCAAGGTATACCTATATGTTGTATAGAAGTgggtattatgaaaataaatataataaagttcagTTCTTAAGAGTAAAACTTATTACGATCAGCATTCGCGAGTTTTGCCCGAACTAGTACCGGGACAGAGTGTAGTTATGGTTGATGAAGGCAAACGGAAGCATGCCGTAGTACAAAGTGCAGCGCCTCAACCGCGCTCGTACTTCGTCAAGGACAATGTGTCCGGGAGACGTTACAGACGAAATAGACGTCATTTACTATTCATGCCTCCAGTTGAAGCTCGCGCAACGGAGGAAGATAAGTGGAGTGGCGCAGAAGGCGACAATCATAATACACCTCAGGATACTCATCCTACTGCTACTACTACCGCGGAAACCCTTACGGTCTATGATAATGAGAGTATgccaaataatgaaaataaaatagcagcACGCAGACCGGCGGCTGTCAAGGCTCgcatgaatttaaaatatttaaaatgattatttattaattaaataggtacaattcaTTACAGCTAGATTAATTCTAATATATAAACAATATGcatgtataattaatttttatttttagtagtatgtaatgtttaaatattttaattaattaatgttttaataatttacttaatgtTAAATTGGATTACGTATATTAATGTATACCTAATTTCAGTCTTAAGTTTCTCTATTGatcaattaataatattgtaagaaTATATTGTGTTCttaactttataaaaataaggggaaagatgttgtatagaagtgggtattatgaaaataaatataataaagttcagTTCCCATCATGTACTCGTTTGATTCACAtcactatatacctactagtcGATAATTTTGAGTGTAGAATTCTCAAAAATTGCCTACTAAGTAGGTGGGGCGGGACATGAGCATTAGCGCTGAGCGCTGAGATGGTACAAGAATTTGACTTAACTATGTTATACAGAGGAAATCTAACGGTTGACGGTGATGTTCCGTAACGACGTAACGTCACGTAACGGAAGGAAATTCCGTACCGGGGTCTCGCTTTTCATTTTGTATCCATGACATAATTATCACATTGGCCAAAACCTAGATTCTCTGCAATTTCTTCTCGGCTTTTTTCTAATTAGAATCTGCTTTCTGAACCAGTGCAGTGGTAGAGTTACTAACAAGCTTAATTTTcgtaacttttaaataaaattttgtgaaaGGACACTTCTTCTCAATTAAATAGGTTTTATTTGAcggaaataaaaatgaaaaacatccaaatacttataatatacctgagtaggtatattgtgttAACTCGTTGACACTCAAGCCACTCGATAAACAATACAAAACAGGAACATCATCAAGTGGtaatcaacatgttaattttGGACCACCGTGCACCGTGCAAACACTTGTAACAATTCGCGTCAAAGTGCGCGCGCTCGCAGCTGCGTGCTGTGTACGCTAGCTGCAGGGCTCTGTTTAGCTCTATTATACTCTGTGGCTCTTCATAGGGTGCTATTGAGGATGTATCGAGTGCCGATGAGAGGGTAAACTGAGGCACGTGCTGACGCCCGGTGGGCTGACCACCGTGCTATCGGATACGTTCTGTTTATTACTTACGTGTACTTACGTATACCTAAGTATACTTAATGACaactataatttctaaatttttggtctagtctggttggagacttcggccgtggcttgttaccaccctaccagcaaagtcgtgccgccaagcgatttagcgttccggtacgatgccgtgttgaaaccaaaggagtacttatgagtttaatgaaaactgccataccccattcaagttagcccgcttccatcttagactgcaccatcacttaccaccagatgagaaagggctaacttgtatcagaatttttttaaagtacctatgCGTTGCGGTAAATCTGTCATTGTTATGGACGGTGGGCAAACCTTTGACCATCATTCATCTATGCTTAAGACAGCCTTGGGCAAAGAAAATATCATGATTTGATAACTTTCTTGAAAGCTCTGAATATCGtacagttaggtacctacctaccatacaGCCTGCCACTTCCAGGTTATAATGCAGCCAAGATCAATAAGAAGCATGCCAATCAGAATCGAATCTACCAGAATTTTTTTCAACATAGCATCGTAGCGAAACGCTTGCACAATGTTATAGTTTTGCTggtaagaaaattttaaaattaaaaagctatTTATTTTACGATAGGTGAATTTAAATGGAATTTCGAGTATTGGACTACGATTTTGATCTTGAGTTTAAAATGCGTGTAATTTAGGGTTTCCCTGAAAAATGTGCACGGACAGTGCGGTCGATACGGAACCCCCCCGTCCCGCAGGTGCGACGAGATAATCCAAGATGGCCGCCGAGATAGGACGTGACGTCACGGCCCTCCCCCGCTCCAGGCGCATCCTCGAGGCTTCGCCACCCTCCTAAGATCCTTTCAGAAATCTGCCGAATACCGTTAGCAGAAAAAACAAGACGTAGAGCTCaagttattttctttattacaaTAACCAATATAACCTAGCTCTCTTAGATTTATATTAGTCAAATAAaaaatgtgtatgtatgtataggtacctactttaaataaatattaatcgcTTACCTATATTTGCTTGTATTTTCGAATAAAGGTTCGAAAAACTATGCCAGACGGTAAAATATGACTGAGTATTTGTAACCAAccacatttttaaccgactaccAAAAgtgaggtggttctcaattcaacgtgattttttgcatgggtaataaagttaaagacctggacagGGACATAGGCTAAGTACTTTTATATTGGAACCGCAATCCACAGATGAAACAGCGGGCACGGGCTAGTGATAAATATTCCAATAGTAAATCTGTGTAGAAAAGTACCTACTGGTAACAGTAAActtttaagtaaaattattaagtataagaAAAAACTGTTTAGTgaattaattgtttattttctaAGCTGCGGGCAATGATAGAAAGTCATTGGCTGCGGGAATGGGTAGAACTTGCTTGGGTAAGTGTTCAGCGTCAACATGGAAACCGTCTGCGCCGCCTCTGTACTTGGTGACGTAGATCCTGCCGTCATCTCCGATGAAGCTGTACTGGCCCTCGATTTCTAAGACGTATCCACCATTTTCAGTTGGCACTAACCGGCCGCGCTCTGATACGACTGtatctgtaaataaaaataaaaattgtacaaGATAGCAGTGACAGAGACGTGACGCCGACAATATTGTCTTATTCATTTTGTATGTATGAGACAATAGTAAACTCGTTGGTGTTAGCACCATCACCATCTCGTTTCATTTGCATGTCATCACTCATGACGAGAATAGGTACAgccaaaggccgtaagtcgctTAGCACCTTAataatcatattcgcgtggcacggttatgcacataccttaggtgtgtgtggcgtatttataaaaaaaaggtcataagtgcgacaggtttttgatgcaatagtttcgcagaattgctactcgaattctgaggccgaccgtacaatATGTAACATGtttcgtgtaactttaaaacatatttttacggaaatctggttAACAACCAACACAGATATCTACTACTTAGTTAATAGAACGTGTTTACAAGATTTCATCGAGTTTGATTCTCTAAAGTTCAAATGATAACTTAACTAAGTTTCTGTGCAGAGCGCTAGGGAGCGCGCTCGGGAAACTTCTCTCAACCGAGTTTTATTTCTCTCTACACATTTTTTATAcgatacttacttactttcaGCAGTAATATACCGTAGAGCGTACTGGCCATATTCATCGTGCTTCTCCTCGTGTCGGATTGCTGGTAAGAACCTCAAGAATTTGTCGTTGTTTGGCTTTGGAGGCGCACTCAACACCAGCGCCAGGAGAGAGGCAAACACTACAAACTGTAACAAGAAAATCTGTACTATATTATCCATCTAACACACTAACTGTGGAAATCAGCAgcttgtaatattatatatatgaaAATGTGTTTGCACTAAAACTGTGGTGTCTGTTTGTACTagatattacttattacttataatgttataaaggcgaaagtttgtatgtgtgtgtgtgtgtgtgtgtgtgtgtgtatgtttgttactccttcacgcaaaaactactggacggattgggctggatagattataccctggattagcacataggctactttttatcccggaaaatcaaagggttcccacgggatttttgaaaaacctacatccacgcgaacgaagtcgcgggcatcagctagttacttatACGCCTCAACTACTTAGACGATTTCAACAAAATTTGACTTAGGTATAGCTTTTAAACACTACCTAGACGTGAACATAGCTTATTTGTATACAGGTACAACAAAGGAATTTAAAAACAACCTAAGTAAATCTATGTAAACAAAGCCacagtatacataataatatgaactaAACCTTTGGCTtcactaaaatatgtatattttatgtttaactTACCGATTTCATGTTGCCCTCTGTTATGATACTGTAGCTTACTAGCTAGTGACAAATCAGACAATAGTGTCAGAGTTTAAATAGGTGCCAATCGTAATTAAAAGTATTAGTAGTAATTAATCGTAACTAATACTAATTATGGTATAATTTACAAACAAGTAGATCAAGCAGCCACCATTACGTGCAATTAAAATTCTACAGAAATGTCTGTAAGTGCATTTTTGTCAATAAAACATTGCACATCGTATCAACTTAATGGGCccgttaattaattaaatttcacATACTATCGTATTTTATCAATACCTATTAGTTGGCATTCTTTTGAAGAAAAACATGACTACATGAATAATTACATAAGAAAcactataattaaaaataaaaagtaatgttattGCTTTAAATTCGATCGTAAATTATTCGGTCTTTCGTCTCAACCACCTGTTTCTCGTATTGcacaataaaaaaatcggtcaagttcgagtcgtgcctcgctcttttagggtttcgtacatagttatgaacatcatattttgggtgtatgaaatatttattttctgagctagaacatcgcaatgaaccgtgaaagaaaatctcaaaaaatgttcgtttgttttggtcacagcttacaaactattttataaatcattgttgtttcaatataaaatgtatattatGGTACATAACATAcggaaatttcatattcctaactagtttagttttatgATAGACCCCGTCACATACATCTCTGACGGTCCCccatttctttgtttttttaagataaaaaagaataaaaaatatattcgtactgTACTTAATGATACTCCACATGCTaaagtaagaaaaaatattttggctCCTTTTTCAAGTaagtgaaaaataattaaattcattttttaattcaatattcggtGTTAGATTAACGTTCTACacaaaaataccaaaatatCAGGTCTGTAACTGATTTACGTCTACGAACTAGAGATCtgtgacacgcagacagacagacagacagctgagtatcattaatagggctccgtttttactctttggttgcgaaaccctaaaaagcagaATAAGTATAACTAATTAATCATATTGTTTAAAATagtcataataaatattaatataacatACAGGGTATTTgttcattaaaaattattaaattattaggtGTACCTATATCTGTACCTAGctatttaacatttaaaatgtatattatataaaagttttttacatttgtatttattttgtacatacttaattaaaaacgaATATGGAAATTGTGGATGGGGGAAAAAGTAGGTGAATTTGAATTAGGTAGTTAAATTTAGATGTAGTTTGATAGTATTGTTTGCCAATGATGGAAAtctataaacaagtgtaaattaaaaatttataacacccccgacaagtgaaggttacagtaacaagaaaatagctgataactttcaaacggctgaaccgatttttttggattatagctaagaacactctcgattaaaatcggttcattagtttaggcgctacgatgccacagacagatacacagatacacgtcaaacttataacacccctctttttgggtcgggggttaaaaaatgatctCATTCTTTTGAAATGATGACATGATTCAATTTTGTACGATTTAGTAGAATCAACATGAAAATCACCTACTGCCTACGTGTACATACCTATGTAAGTgcttaataattataaagaaataattaaaaacataatttcagTAATTTTCTTGCGCAACGCTTGAACCTTGTAGTTCAGTGTTCAGTGTGGAAATGATTCCATGTGGGCATGGCTAGTACTACAGTTTTACGATCTAGCGTAAGACCTACTCTACGATGtaagtttaattataatattaataataattattattaaaaaaattgtattgtatgctacaaatagatacataatttattaaaattcttgaaatacatttttttgcGGACGGTACGAGGGTGGTGCTATGTGCTGTGAGCTATGTAAGAGGTTATCTGCGACGTGGGAGCCTATCTAAATCTGTATAATCGCACCCgccaaataattattattacatgaaCCGACGTGCActgtgtaggtatacctacctacttgactaAACTTGGATTTCAATAATGTTATTGTTTCCATTTCATTCTACTTACATATATTAAGATAAAAAGCTCAAGTAGAAGTTCAGTGATGCATTTTGCAAAATACCTTACAGTACGCGACacgttgagatggcaatcagggtaccTATGAGGCGGGCactcgcacgtcacccgcgctcacccacAGCGGGTTAGCGTGGGgcctgtgcgggtgtgcggggcgtctccaccccggttgccatctcagccTGTCACGTACTATGATGCCAAAATGATAGTGTGTGAgttcaaattcaatttatttttcaaattcaaatttacttttattcaattaaacttttacaagtgcttttgaatcgtcaaaataatctaccactggtggTAGTATCTACTTTTAATATGTCTTTATTCTCCAGTTGACTCTCCCACCTACCGCTTTGCTTGAGAGTTGAGTGGGCCGTTTCTTCAACTAATGCTCCTGTGTTAATTTAGAgatgtataggtacatatatgtTGGTACaaccatagagatagtatataaacaaCCGAAAACTAGTATGTCTATGGGTACAACCGAATTAGCAGCGCATATAAGACGCTATAAAGAAAAAcagcgtgaggaaacctgcatgcctgagagttctccataattttctcaaaggtgcgtgaagtctgccaatctgctcTTGCCAGAATGGTAGGCTATGAGCAAACCCTTCTCCTTCTAAGAGGAATTCCGTCCTTAGTAGTGAGGTGGCTGGTTGGGTTGGTCATGATAATGATCCAGCTATTTCGTAATGTATTTTTGGTAAAGTggacttattttttaaaataatatacctactacctgcctacctaccGAGTACCTGTACCGAGGTAATATAGGTAATAGATACCTATTTCATCCCAGTTATATCTATAGACCTAAGctttgtatacctactgtatttgtaacacaccaccACATACCTAATACGTATTAGTACATTACTGGGTTGTACTTGATCGTGTAGCACGTATTTTCTCAAAAGGAACTAAACTGTAAACCTTTCGAGCACGCCAACTGTACTCAGGGAACAATCATTAGGGAATCACTTAATCCTCCACTGCAAAAATCGCTTAAACGCTTAATCCGAACAATCCTTGTGAACAAAAGGACCTCGAGTGACTGTAACGGAGCTCTTTAGAGGTGATGACTTCACGCTGGCCTGCCTTATCATCGTCATCGGCAAACAGCTCTCCCGTTTCTATACGCCTTTACAAGCTTTGAGCGAGTACCTATTTAGTCCTATACGAGTATAGGTAGGTCCCTATACCTACAAGCTTTTTGAACCTACATAGGCACTGAGGTGCTATTCTTGCCTACAATTATCCATTCTGCGTGTATTATGGCAAGTAAGTATGTATACTTAGTTGGTAATTTTTCTTTGGACAAtaatgaaattatgtttatgtattgttatgttaattaaattatgtatcgCGGTACCTATTGTATGGTATAGAGGTatgtatatattcatatttttatgcTCTTCAGTTTCTCTTCAATCAAcgatgtttttaataataagtacataggcacaaataatacataggtacattaaaataagtataaattgttctgtaggtaggtacttaggtacaataGTAATCTATTAGCGCTATGTATCaaataaatatatgaaatatATCTTTACAACGTACCTATACCCTACTACACtgctgaaaattgaaattttgtgaGCATTACTTATTTGCTAACGTTTTGTTtagttaaaattcaaaatattttaatcttcaGTTagtaaaattcataaaatctaATGCTGGATGCACTGCATCCGAAGCAGGGCCCTCTGCATTACATCTCTATCCAGACTCTTAAACctttcttttttaaaagctGAGGCTGCTAATATCTAGGCGATCAGGCAATAGTAGCAAATGTGCACCCAGCACAAAAACTAGAGGCGCTGATCCCCGGGCTCCTATCGAGCACAcggctagtacctacctacctaagaaaGAAAACCTCAAGATATTGAATGTTATGACAAATTATACGTATCGTCAATACAAATCGCatataaatattgaaaatgaCAGGACAATAAAAGTTCGTTAATATTACCATATAACACAATAGATACAGATACAGTATGTAACATAGTATGAGACAGTGATGTACGTATGTGTGTAGCAAGTAATTAGGCGACGCGCGGCGGGAGGAAACGGAAGCTCGCCGGAGATGAAGGCGCGATACAATATCCGGTTAGACGCCATTTCCGCCGCCAGACGCTCGTGTGTGCATGCCTTTAGATATAGTGcttttattttcatgtttattGGAAATAGGACCAGACGTTTTCCCGTTTTACAGGTGCTTAGATtaacttttataataaataaagaaattaattttctaaataCTTATCTAGTACTCGCTACTTCAAGCGTGTGGATTTCGACGGGTCTgtccgtgaaattcaaatttagtttggtttttcgcaatttgtaaactaatacgacatcgtaggcttatggcattttaattgcgacaatggcagtatcatcctcacaggtttatataaaaatctttacttgaaatgggtcagtttaagaaattagctctactatcgactaatttgtaagAATTAGCCGATAGTGGAGCTAATTTCTCTTGTTTTTAAAGAGGAAACgtacttataaaaatttacGTATAAAAAGAGaacctaaattcacacggacgaaatcgcgggatAACTAGTTGTGTAAGTAGTAGAACAAAGTAGTCA
This genomic window contains:
- the LOC123866716 gene encoding flexible cuticle protein 12-like, yielding MKSFVVFASLLALVLSAPPKPNNDKFLRFLPAIRHEEKHDEYGQYALRYITAENTVVSERGRLVPTENGGYVLEIEGQYSFIGDDGRIYVTKYRGGADGFHVDAEHLPKQVLPIPAANDFLSLPAA